The proteins below are encoded in one region of Bifidobacterium catenulatum DSM 16992 = JCM 1194 = LMG 11043:
- the dnaA gene encoding chromosomal replication initiator protein DnaA, translating to MADTTTDPLDQARGVWSDALALLHQNPALSVRDKSWLENVFPEGMWGPTIVLCVPSAAAQQTLQNELNQPLLEALRESAEQDIFPAFKIAEKKEPAQPPVEEYPHFTPAPHVEETTQGQLPIPVAMPPERPNTFQRGQNRPLLDPKTHLNKNATFDTFVPGDSNRFARTVALAVAEGSGHDFNPLCIYGGSGLGKTHLLNAIGNYALVKDPSLKVRYVTSEEFTNEFIEALGDTNQNSGQIKEFNRRYREVDVLLIDDIQFLSGKDATLEQFFHTFNTLHQANKRIVIASDVPPKDLQGFNERLISRFESGLTVDVKPPDLETRIAILRMIAHESNVQDDVLNLIAERFTENIRELEGALNRVTAMASLSGQPVTRALAEHTLQDFFATDVEIKPTDIITQVAKYFYITFDDIVGRSRTKKIALARQIAMYLVRELTSMSLNDIGQVFGGKDHTTVMHAYTRISDEMQEKQEIYNYVTELTLQLKQRSGEK from the coding sequence GTGGCCGATACGACAACCGATCCTCTCGATCAGGCTCGCGGGGTATGGTCCGACGCGCTGGCGTTGCTGCACCAGAATCCCGCACTTTCTGTACGTGACAAAAGCTGGCTGGAAAATGTTTTTCCGGAAGGTATGTGGGGTCCCACCATCGTGTTGTGCGTGCCCAGCGCGGCCGCGCAGCAGACACTGCAGAACGAATTGAACCAGCCTCTGCTGGAAGCCTTGCGGGAGTCTGCGGAACAGGACATTTTCCCCGCATTCAAGATTGCGGAAAAGAAAGAACCGGCACAGCCGCCCGTTGAAGAATACCCCCATTTCACCCCTGCGCCACATGTTGAGGAAACCACGCAGGGCCAGCTTCCCATTCCGGTCGCCATGCCTCCGGAACGCCCCAACACATTCCAACGAGGCCAGAACAGGCCTTTGCTGGACCCTAAGACCCATCTGAACAAGAACGCCACCTTCGACACCTTCGTCCCTGGCGATTCCAACCGTTTCGCGCGCACTGTCGCATTAGCCGTCGCGGAAGGTTCCGGCCATGATTTCAACCCGCTGTGTATCTACGGCGGCTCCGGCCTGGGCAAAACCCACTTGCTGAACGCCATCGGCAACTACGCACTGGTCAAGGATCCCTCGCTAAAGGTCCGTTACGTGACCAGCGAGGAATTCACCAACGAATTCATCGAAGCATTGGGCGATACCAACCAGAATTCCGGCCAAATCAAGGAATTCAACCGTCGCTACCGTGAAGTCGACGTGCTGCTGATCGACGATATTCAGTTCCTCAGTGGCAAGGACGCGACGCTCGAACAGTTCTTCCACACGTTCAATACCCTGCATCAGGCGAACAAGCGCATCGTGATCGCATCCGATGTACCTCCGAAGGATCTGCAGGGCTTCAACGAACGCCTAATCTCCCGCTTCGAATCCGGCCTGACCGTTGACGTCAAGCCGCCGGATCTGGAGACGCGAATCGCCATTCTGCGCATGATCGCCCATGAATCCAACGTTCAAGACGACGTGCTCAACCTTATTGCGGAACGTTTCACCGAGAACATCCGCGAGCTGGAAGGCGCACTGAACCGCGTGACTGCCATGGCTTCCCTGAGCGGACAGCCGGTGACTCGCGCGCTGGCGGAGCATACGCTGCAAGACTTCTTCGCGACCGATGTGGAGATCAAGCCCACCGACATCATCACTCAGGTGGCGAAATACTTCTACATCACGTTCGACGACATCGTCGGCCGTTCTCGCACGAAGAAAATCGCGCTGGCCCGCCAGATTGCCATGTATTTGGTGCGTGAGCTCACCAGCATGAGCCTGAACGACATCGGCCAGGTGTTTGGCGGCAAAGACCACACCACAGTAATGCACGCCTACACCCGTATCAGCGATGAAATGCAGGAAAAGCAGGAAATCTACAACTATGTGACGGAGCTGACGCTGCAACTCAAACAGCGTTCCGGCGAAAAATAA
- the dnaN gene encoding DNA polymerase III subunit beta: protein MKVEVNSQALADAVAWTTRVIDARPASPILAGVRLEAIDGTLQLSAFNYAISARHHIEAGVDEAGSVLVLGKLLADITKSLPAAKTYLSTDGSTMTITSGKSTFTMQLMPDAEYPDLPVIPSKLGQVDAQTFTQAVTQASVAVSREENRPVLTGIRVQFQGDKVIMSSTDRFRLSRSSFTWTPENPDTNATALVRGALLRDVARSLDEHQNIVVDFDTENPSLLGFENAGRVSTSQLIDGEFPAVDRLYADEYPIHAVINKQDLISAIKRVSLVAERNAPIRMAFTSQELTLTAGTADEAQAKEILDIDMDGEDITVAFNPTYLIEGLSAIAEPFVRMKMTTAVKPVEFNGQQESDSEESMDYRYLLVPMRFNS, encoded by the coding sequence ATGAAAGTTGAAGTCAATTCCCAAGCGCTGGCAGACGCAGTAGCCTGGACCACCCGCGTGATCGACGCTCGCCCTGCATCTCCCATTTTGGCAGGCGTCCGTTTGGAGGCCATCGACGGCACTCTCCAACTTTCCGCCTTCAATTACGCCATTTCCGCCCGTCATCACATTGAAGCAGGCGTCGATGAAGCCGGATCCGTCTTAGTGCTCGGTAAGCTGCTGGCGGATATCACCAAGTCGCTTCCTGCTGCGAAAACCTATCTTTCCACCGATGGATCGACCATGACCATCACCTCCGGCAAGTCCACATTCACCATGCAGCTCATGCCGGACGCCGAATATCCGGATCTTCCGGTAATTCCGTCCAAACTGGGCCAAGTGGACGCGCAAACCTTCACCCAAGCCGTCACCCAGGCATCCGTTGCCGTTTCCCGTGAGGAGAATCGCCCCGTACTCACCGGCATCCGCGTGCAGTTCCAAGGCGACAAGGTGATCATGAGCTCCACCGACCGTTTCCGTCTGTCTCGTTCGAGCTTCACGTGGACGCCGGAAAACCCGGACACCAACGCCACCGCACTCGTTCGCGGCGCACTGCTGCGCGACGTGGCACGCTCTTTGGATGAGCATCAGAACATCGTTGTGGACTTCGACACGGAGAATCCGTCGCTGCTGGGCTTCGAGAACGCCGGACGCGTATCCACCTCGCAGCTGATCGACGGCGAATTCCCCGCGGTCGACCGCCTATATGCCGACGAATACCCGATTCACGCGGTCATCAACAAGCAGGATCTCATCAGCGCCATCAAGCGTGTCTCCCTCGTCGCCGAGCGCAACGCGCCGATCCGCATGGCCTTCACCAGCCAGGAGCTCACGCTGACGGCAGGAACCGCGGACGAAGCCCAAGCCAAGGAAATCCTCGACATCGACATGGATGGAGAAGACATCACCGTGGCCTTCAACCCGACCTACCTGATCGAAGGCCTGAGCGCCATTGCGGAACCGTTCGTGCGCATGAAGATGACCACCGCTGTCAAGCCTGTGGAATTCAACGGCCAGCAGGAGTCGGATTCCGAGGAATCCATGGACTATCGCTACCTGCTTGTGCCCATGCGTTTCAACAGCTGA